In Xenopus laevis strain J_2021 chromosome 2S, Xenopus_laevis_v10.1, whole genome shotgun sequence, a genomic segment contains:
- the esd.S gene encoding esterase D S homeolog isoform X1, with protein MALKEISSNKCFEGFQKVFEHDSTELKCKMKFGIYLPQKAESIKCPVIYWLSGLTCTEQNFITKAAFHQAASEHGLIIVAPDTSPRGCNIDGEEESWDFGTGAGFYVNATEDLWKTNYRMYSYIVDELPHLINGNFPTNPDRVSIFGHSMGGHGALICALKNPGKYKTVSAFAPICNPTQCPWGQKAFSGYLGPDTSKWEAYDATQLVKNYSGPKLDILIDQGKDDQFLAAGQLLPDNFIAACTERNIPVVFRLQEGYDHSYFFITTFINDHIKHHVKYLHV; from the exons ATGGCCTTAAAGGAGATTTCAAGCAACAAGTGTTTTGAGGGATTCCAAAAGGTGTTTGAACATGACAG CACTGAACTGAAATGCAAGATGAAGTTTGGAATTTATTTGCCTCAGAAAGCTGAAAGCATAAAATGTCCAGTTATTTACTGGCTTTCAG GATTAACATGTACGGAGCAAAACTTTATCACAAAAGCAGCTTTTCATCAAGCTGCCTCTGAGCATGGACTTATCATAGTAGCACCAGATACCAGCCCAC GTGGCTGCAACATAGATGGAGAAGAGGAGAGCTGGGATTTTGGTACAGGAGCTGGATTCTATGTCAATGCCACTGAAGATCTTTGGAAAACAAACTACAGAATGTATTCATACATAGTAGATGAG CTTCCACATCTTATAAATGGTAATTTCCCAACAAATCCAGATCGGGTTTCCATTTTTGGCCATTCCATGGGAGGGCATGGTGCATTAATCTGTGCGCTGAAAAACCCAGGGAAATATAAG ACCGTGTCAGCATTCGCACCCATCTGTAATCCTACTCAGTGCCCATGGGGCCAAAAAGCATTCAGTGGCTACCTGGGACCAGACACCAGCAAATGGGAG GCATATGATGCAACCCAACTGGTGAAGAATTACTCTGGCCCAAAACTAGATATATTAATAGATCAAGGAAAAGATGACCAGTTCCTCGCTGCCGGCCAGTTACTGCCAGACAATTTTATTGCCGCTTGCACCGAGCGCAACATCCCTGTTGTTTTTAGGCTGCAAGAG GGATACGATCACAGCTACTTTTTTATCACCACTTTCATAAATGATCACATCAAGCACCATGTGAAATACCTTCATGTCTGA
- the esd.S gene encoding esterase D S homeolog isoform X2, producing MTGLTCTEQNFITKAAFHQAASEHGLIIVAPDTSPRGCNIDGEEESWDFGTGAGFYVNATEDLWKTNYRMYSYIVDELPHLINGNFPTNPDRVSIFGHSMGGHGALICALKNPGKYKTVSAFAPICNPTQCPWGQKAFSGYLGPDTSKWEAYDATQLVKNYSGPKLDILIDQGKDDQFLAAGQLLPDNFIAACTERNIPVVFRLQEGYDHSYFFITTFINDHIKHHVKYLHV from the exons ATGACAG GATTAACATGTACGGAGCAAAACTTTATCACAAAAGCAGCTTTTCATCAAGCTGCCTCTGAGCATGGACTTATCATAGTAGCACCAGATACCAGCCCAC GTGGCTGCAACATAGATGGAGAAGAGGAGAGCTGGGATTTTGGTACAGGAGCTGGATTCTATGTCAATGCCACTGAAGATCTTTGGAAAACAAACTACAGAATGTATTCATACATAGTAGATGAG CTTCCACATCTTATAAATGGTAATTTCCCAACAAATCCAGATCGGGTTTCCATTTTTGGCCATTCCATGGGAGGGCATGGTGCATTAATCTGTGCGCTGAAAAACCCAGGGAAATATAAG ACCGTGTCAGCATTCGCACCCATCTGTAATCCTACTCAGTGCCCATGGGGCCAAAAAGCATTCAGTGGCTACCTGGGACCAGACACCAGCAAATGGGAG GCATATGATGCAACCCAACTGGTGAAGAATTACTCTGGCCCAAAACTAGATATATTAATAGATCAAGGAAAAGATGACCAGTTCCTCGCTGCCGGCCAGTTACTGCCAGACAATTTTATTGCCGCTTGCACCGAGCGCAACATCCCTGTTGTTTTTAGGCTGCAAGAG GGATACGATCACAGCTACTTTTTTATCACCACTTTCATAAATGATCACATCAAGCACCATGTGAAATACCTTCATGTCTGA
- the esd.S gene encoding esterase D S homeolog (The RefSeq protein has 2 substitutions compared to this genomic sequence), which yields MALKEISSNKCFEGFQKVFEHDSTELKCKMKFGIYLPQKAESIKCPVIYWLSGLTCTEQNFITKAAFHQAASEHGLIIVAPDTSPRGCNIDGEEESWDFGTGAGFYVNATEDLWKTNYRMYSYIVDELPHLINGNFPTDPDRVSIFGHSMGGHGALICALKNPGKYKTVSAFAPICNPTQCPWGQKAFNGYLGPDTSKWEAYDATQLVKNYSGPKLDILIDQGKDDQFLAAGQLLPDNFIAACTERNIPVVFRLQEGYDHSYFFITTFINDHIKHHVKYLHV from the exons ATGGCCTTAAAGGAGATTTCAAGCAACAAGTGTTTTGAGGGATTCCAAAAGGTGTTTGAACATGACAG CACTGAACTGAAATGCAAGATGAAGTTTGGAATTTATTTGCCTCAGAAAGCTGAAAGCATAAAATGTCCAGTTATTTACTGGCTTTCAG GATTAACATGTACGGAGCAAAACTTTATCACAAAAGCAGCTTTTCATCAAGCTGCCTCTGAGCATGGACTTATCATAGTAGCACCAGATACCAGCCCAC GTGGCTGCAACATAGATGGAGAAGAGGAGAGCTGGGATTTTGGTACAGGAGCTGGATTCTATGTCAATGCCACTGAAGATCTTTGGAAAACAAACTACAGAATGTATTCATACATAGTAGATGAG CTTCCACATCTTATAAATGGTAATTTCCCAACAAATCCAGATCGGGTTTCCATTTTTGGCCATTCCATGGGAGGGCATGGTGCATTAATCTGTGCGCTGAAAAACCCAGGGAAATATAAG ACCGTGTCAGCATTCGCACCCATCTGTAATCCTACTCAGTGCCCATGGGGCCAAAAAGCATTCAGTGGCTACCTGGGACCAGACACCAGCAAATGGGAG GCATATGATGCAACCCAACTGGTGAAGAATTACTCTGGCCCAAAACTAGATATATTAATAGATCAAGGAAAAGATGACCAGTTCCTCGCTGCCGGCCAGTTACTGCCAGACAATTTTATTGCCGCTTGCACCGAGCGCAACATCCCTGTTGTTTTTAGGCTGCAAGAG GGATACGATCACAGCTACTTTTTTATCACCACTTTCATAAATGATCACATCAAGCACCATGTGAAATACCTTCATGTCTGA